CtacaccttcctaatgctgcagccctttaatacagttcctcatgttggagtgaccaccaaccataaaatcatttccattGCTGCTTTGTgactgtaatttttattgttatgaatcataatgtaaatatctggtatttcCAATGTGACCCATATGAAAAGGTTATTCAaccccaaagggtcatgacccacaggttgagaagtgcTGCCCTAgacccatgacctatctagtttcaggttcctGGTTACTTTAGCAGTGtcgggtatgggttccatctcatggagtggaccttaaatccaactTTAAAAGGAattggttacttccataacatttgtgccactatgaCACCAGTATATCTCCTGGAAAGGTAACTCCTATAGGTTAGCAAGGTTTGTAGGCGGGTGATATTTATGATCACCTTCCTACTCCAGTCtcatgcagagtacctttcagTACTATGAATACCAGTCAGTAGgagtgaagcttctagttaggtACCTGGTAAACTTCTCCGTGTTCAGTGACATAGTTAAGTATTGTCCTCAGCAATAGAGCCTTCCATTAGGTTGTAGAGAGTAACTGATGGTTTTGACAATAGCCCATAGTGTTGTGGGGCTGTGTATGGGATGTCCCTGGCCAAGGAATCAACAGCTGCAACCCATTCCTGGCCCCGTCTTGCTTGTTGGCATATGAATAATGATGGCATTATATCCCCCATTATATgatgactccatttaaattcctttcatatatgtatatattttaggaagcacccagaggcttaatattacttacaaatgcttggctgatagctcaggtttattactaactagctcttactacttaaatgaacccattcttgttaaatgggaggtccccagcagcagcacggatggacagccgcagaaccaggagacggcagaacgtcgttccaggacctccaccatcatccccggacttcacaagatacccctcacccccccccccaagagccaaccaatgcccactattcagctggaagcagtctttgagagaaacgtcgcccccgtacccagtcaaccataattttttctttttttaaaaaataaaagagtcgggaatgaagggttcacaacacgcccccccccccacggtcgcatttaccaggcggacacttccgcctagccaattctggtcaggccggacacctccgcctagcaagttccagccAAGGCATCTCgagtgaccagaatccgtgatgTTATATGgctacgtaagcgcgcaacgtgaccatgtgatctacgcacacgcgtggagtagtgacgtgacctggccacacccccagccgttttttaaagcggagcgccatattcccggctctctcttctctcctctcctctcttcttctccacacacgtgtctctcccacaggcctgtgcactctgtccctttaactctaataaactcttataagcggattctgtcgtgtttcgtgacgtttccttgcagggtaagaacacaacgcagctaaataactaacattttatCTATTGCCACGTGGTTGTGGcattacttcattttctacaagTCTTGCTTCCTCAACGGCTGGCATGCACCCCCCCATTTTCCACTCTTCTTCTCctctatctctgcttggatttcccactggCTCTATCTGCAAAGGTTGAGGAAACTGCCagcttcaaaggaaaaatgtggtgatatttggtttgtgctctaacaaataaagcttgcctggagatcagagggcagagctagccactagttaaccacagaggccaggcagtgatggcacacaacCTTAATCCAAGCACAtggcaggaggaaacaggaagtgctatggctggacagagagaggaatataaggtgggcagagacaggagcttggtccttttcggctgaggagttgCCGAGGTAAGAGGTGtctgtggctggctgctctttgtctctgatctttcagcatttacctcatatctggctcctggctttttattattaagaacaatTAGATTCGTGTTACAGAAAATGTCTTACAGTAGCACACAACGTTAACTATATCCTAAAGTATTCAAATAAAATCCCTCCCACTGTTATCCCCTGAGGTCCTGACTAACCCGCTGAAGCAGTAACTTCAAGCATCTACTGGTCACTTCCCTGACTGTGGGATTTGACTTTTAGTGCCTCAGATATTTTCTCACTGTTCCCATTAAAAGTCTACTACCAGATCCtgtgtcagaaaacaaaagaaaatacaaacaagaaagaagaggCTGGACCAACGAGATGTCTCAGTGCATCAACTGCCACCAACACAGTGCCCTCGGTGGATCCctggaaccacatggtggaaatTGGAATTGGAAGGAaccaattcccaaaagttgtcctttaaTCTCTATCTGTGTATGACCTGGCACATGGAGTGACTACTCTTATGTCAGCcagacacaggctagagtcatcagagaggaaggagcctcagttgaggaaatgcctccatgagatccagctggaaggccttttctcaattagtgatcaacggggaagggcccagcccactgtgggtggttccctccctgggctggtggtcctgggttctataagaaagcaggctgagcaagccatggggagcaagccagtaagcagcaccaatccatggcctctgcatcagctcctgcctccaagttcctaccctgtttaagttcctgccttcagtacttttgatgatgaactattaCGTGGAACTATgagagaaataaaccctttcctccccaagttgctttggttatggttccatcacagcagtagtaaccatAGCtaatgtgatacctcagtaaaaccccccactctatcccctacagacaaagagaagcttaaaccaggatttctaagtgtagataagaacttagaccccttttccccaggtggctgtatctgatacagggactttggaaaacagacaGGATATttaaccaaaagactaaaaagggaggcgggttgaaatgaattatatggtctgtgcctttaagaactaagcctcacaaagaaaggggagcactccttccaacctccctgctgtgagtgagagatttgaaagagactccctggaggcttgtaaacttagaaaaccccttacttttgcattctgtacctaaagtctccagtggcgactttggggacatgatctaggcacaacaagaccctcactctattgtctaaaaaagggggccttagacaaagatatctcaatatagacagacccaggccagtttcaagtccccagaaatgatagcaccagccccaggaacaaaagaacagagtcagtatgtctgatggtaaccaattaaccacgagatgcccctctccagagataacaggaccagaccctggagatgagttgtaaaactcctgacagggcaaacagataagctagaataagataaagtccaggcccgggaaaaactggaccaatcaaggatggacccatactaacccccttCCCTCTAAgcaattttatgggttttgcctataaaaactaacttccccaagaaagagtaactcttctctgcctcacttgagatggcttgagatgagttccctgacatgacttgtaacagataaaccttgcttttgcattctggtatgttCGTCCTTtttggtctctctgggggttatgatctgggcacaacagctaagacatgtgtatacacacacacacacacacacacacacacacacacacacaggagagagagagagagagagagagagagagagagagagagagagagaacaagatttgtaagtattttttcaggaaagaaagatgacaaggaggagagtgtgggaggcAGGTATTCATATACAGATGTtagtggaggagagtgtgggagggaggtattcacatacagatgttagtggaggagagtgtgggagggaggtattcacatacagatgttagtggaggagagtgtgggaggcAGGTATTCACATACAGATGTTAGTGGAGAAGAGTGTGGGAGGCAGGTATTCACATACAGATGTtagtggaggagagtgtgggagggaggTATTCACATACAGATGTTAGTGGAGGGGAGTGTGGGAGGCAGGTATTCACACACAGATGTtagtggaggagagtgtgggaggcAGGTATTCACACACAGATGTAagtggaggagagtgtgggagggagATGCTCACATGCAGATGTTAATAGAGGACTCTGTATCCTGGCTTATGCTGTGCTCTGAATGTGAAAAGTCTCCTACAAGCAGCTCATGTGTCTGAGCATTTGATTTCCAGCTGGGGTGTCATTGGTAAGATGTTGGAACcattaagaggtggagcctggtggaggaagtgggtcactggggacaggcttgaGACTTTATAGTTTGGTGCCACTTCCTGTCATTTTCCCTGCGTCCTTGCTGCTGATGCACTGTGATCACTGACTTCCTGCTCCTGACACTAGGTCTCCTGTGCCCCGGTGGAAATATATCTTCAAACTGTAAGTCAGAATAAACCTTGTTTtctgtgatctgctttttcagAAAAGTCACTACAGGCTGTTCTAGTGAAAATGAAAGCAACTAAGCAAAGCCTTAGGCTGCCAAGTCATGGCCAGTTCCTTCTTTACAGGGAGGGAGCAGGATGCTAGAGTGGGGCAATTGTGTCCATAGATAAGAACATGACCTTTGTCTCATGATCACTAAGGAGACCATAGTGGGGGACTATCCAGAGACAACTGTAAAAATAcctagaaagaaataagaaaaaataactaaaaaataagaGTTGAGTAGCCTGAAGATTGAGAAAACTCCAGAGGGACCGTTGCTGGGGTGGATTTTACACAGTAGTGAAAAGAACTCTTTATGGTGCATTAGGTGTTGTCAGATGTGTAACTGCTCCAAGGGAAACCTCTGCTAGGTGTCAGATGAAAGAGCATGCTTCATTGAAAGACCCGTTTTAGTTAGGAAAGCACATGCCTGCTCTCCAGAACTTCAAAGGCGGAAACAGGAATCGCTGTCATCAGAACTGGGCTGTGGGCAGTCCTGTGGGGTATTTCCTTGGTGTTAAtcgatgtgggagggtccagcccactgcgGGCAGTGGTGCCCTCAGGGCATGTGGTCCTGTGTTGTATCAGAAAATAAACCAGtcccagcaaaggcaggcagatctctgattcaaggccagcctggcctggtcTAAAATGCAAGTTCCAGtgcatccagggctacacagagaaaccctgtcttgaaaaatgaactaataaataaataaataaataaataaataaataaataaataaataaataaataaataaaataataaaaaaggtagagaaaagaaattaagctAAGAAAACTATGGGAAgttaagccagtaagcaacattcttcCATAGTCTCTCTTCTTCAGTGTTTACCTCCAGTTTCCTGCgtttagttcctgccctgatttcccttgaTGGTGAACCATGTTGTGGGATAGTTGTTTACACAGTGTGAAGATATCAATgtgattggtttgataaagagctgagtgtccaatagcgaggcaggagagaacaGGTGGGTCtcctggggaaagagaggaacttGGATGAATCTAGGCACTCTAGAAATGATAGCAAGACAGAGAGTCCGGCATAcaggatggaagagaggtaaataGCCTCgtggcagaatgcagattaatagaaacaggataatttaagtccTAAgtgctagttgggaacaagcctaagctaaaggccaagctttcataattaataataagtctctgtgtcattattggggagctggcagTCCGACAAGGACGTTCAACTACAGAACCACCActgtaagcagaaataaaccctttcctcctatgttgcttttggtcagggtgctcatcacaacaaaataaaactaaccagAAGACCAATCATCTGCTTTCCTTGTCCTCTCAGAAAATGGCCACTCACGGGGAGGCCTCCGAGGAGCGGATTTCCGAGATTGATTATGAGTTTCTCCCTGAGCTCTCTGCTCTTCTCGGTGTGGATGCAGTCCAGCTCGCAAAGagtcaagaagaagaagagcatcAGGAacgaatgaaaatgaagaaaggttttaactcgcACATGCGCAATGAGGCCAAGCGATTAAAGACTTTCGTGACCTATGACACGTTCAGATCATGGACGCCACAGGACATGGCAGCCGCTGGGTTTTACTTTACCGGGGTGAAACTTGGGGTTCAGTGCTTCTGCTGCAGCTTAATCCTCTTTGGTACCAGCCTAAGGAAAACTCCCATAGAAAGCCACAGGAGATTCCGCCCAGGATGCGAGTTCCTTTTGGGCAAAGACGTCGGTAACATCGGCAAGTATGACATCAGGGTGAAGAGTCCAGAGAAGCTGAGAGGTGGCAAAGCAAGGTACCAAGAAGAGGAGGCCAGACTGGAGTCCTTTGAGAACTGGCCGTTTTATGCCCATGGGACATCGCCCCGTGTGCTCTCAGCAGCTGGCTTTGTCTTTACAGGTAACTGGATTCTATCTTCTGAGGTGTTTCTTTGGAGTTTAAAATTTAGGTTCCAATGTAGGCAATATTTCATTATCAgtcctcagtggtggactgtgttACATTAGACATAACGTGTATTTCATCAACTTTCAACTTTAACAAATTTACTTCTGCTttaatatacatttaatataGCATTATTagtctatattatatatatatatacatgtacacatgcacacatatatgtgtatatatatataaataaaatgttgcttttcttttaatataGACCTGGTGAGTACCAGCAGTGGGCTGAGTGTAGAACTTAATGCTAAAGAGCTTACCTAGCACATTCAATTCCCTGGGCTGTGTATATGAGGAAGGCCATGGGCTAGGGGATGGAGGTCCAGAGCTCAGAAGGGAGTCTTTTAGGGCAGTGGGACTGTGGGCAGGGATTCAGCCAGAGACGTCATGGACGAACAGGCATGCTGGAGTCTGTCTTGTTCTGGAACAAGATGACCAGCTCCAAGGTCTCACTTGGTGCCATTGCTGGCCAGTCAAAACATGTCACTGCATCTGCAGGTAAAAGGGACACCGTACAGTGTTTCTCCTGTGGTGGATGCTTGGGAAACTGGGAAGAAGGAGATGATCCTTGGAAGGAGCATGCCAAGTGGTTCCCCAAGTAAGCAGGCAAACCCTTTATTCTTAAACTTTTcagttttaataaatgttttaaaggattcattccctttttattttatgtatacacccccacatatgtgtgtgtgtgtacacatatatatttgtacatatatgcatatatgtgtctgtgtatgtgtactatggtgtgcctgtgcccacagaggccagaagagggcatcagagcccctggaattggatttggttgtgagctgtcatgtgggtccaggtcccctggaagagcagcaagtgctcttcaccactgagtcatCACCTCTCGAGAACGgtttcagggtttttgttgttgtttgtttatttaaagtttaatttatgttcattggtgttttgcctgcatgtatgtgagggtgtcagaagccctggacctgaagttacagacaggtgtgagccaccatgtggctgctgggaattgaactcaggacctctgcaagagcagccagtgttcttaaccactgagccatctcttcagcatccagtttcaggtttttaaaagcaaaataaagctaGAGACAAAGGAGCCACATTATTGGATCTTCcctttgagttttatttatatctttccCGAATCCAAATTACGATAACTCTaggatttttcaaagaaaaaggacTTCATCATATTGTGAAAAGTATGAATCACTTGAACCTAAACAGTCTCTCACACTTCAGTTAACATCTTATAcagattttgttgttgatgtatGTACTATGTGGTTATATgcatagtatatgtgtgtgtacatgcatgggcATAGGAAGCCACAGGTTGACCTAGGGTTTTTCccctatcactctccactttaccttttttttttcagcttttatcatttcattttgttgaCACAGTAACACAATACTCTTTTCTATATGTccctcactacacacacacacacacacacacacacacaacttcagaCTTCTCTTTTTTCAActttagagcagtgtttctcagccttcctaatgctgtgaccctttaatatagttcctcatgttgtagtgaccccaaccataaaattacttagttgctacttcaaaacCGTAATTTTGCCATTGTTTTGAATTGTGGTGTAAATTTCTGTGTTTTACAATgttcttaggcgacccctgtgaaggggtcgTTTGACCCCATTGTGGCACATCCTGTATGGCGACCACTGCTGCTTAACAGAGTTCCAGCAATTCGGTTTCGGGGACCACAATTCCCCAGCAactttttatcttcatttttaatgattctcccTATGTGTTATGGGAGTTCCCTTATGCCTCTTCCTTTGAGATATTTGTGTGGGCTCTGAAAGATGAAAATGTATACATTGGAAGtctctttaaacaaaaataattctttggaaaagtCCCCGCCACCGTGGAACTATGTAGCATGATAACTCTGCCTACTCCACACACAGGACTCCCCATTGTGCCCCCGCCCCCATTACACCAATAATAGAAAAGGTCAAGATTTGCTAACTGGGTATACCTGGTCCTAGAGATGAAAAACACAATCAAGAGAAACAGTGGGCCcagatccagagcctgaggccattTAGGACAAGAAATCAGTTAATGATATAGTATGGAATAGTGCCCACGGTTGGTTGCTTACTGGATGAATGGCAAGATCTGGTCTGCCCCACAGAGAGAAGAGTCTGTTAAGAAGTTagactggcttgcttcccctttGCTATATGAAGGAACATACATTGAAGGAATCAGAATGGTATGgtataatggaaaaataataagataTCAGGACCTTCCCTTTTGGGAACATAGGAGGGGACAGGCCCGTGTTATAAGACTAAAGTACAGAGAAATGCAGTTAGGAAACAGTTCGACACCTGTGCTCATGGTTCAAACACTATGTCATGTCCCTTGAAGAATGAAAATCGCTCTTCTGGGTCTCAATGTCTGACACCTCCTGACCACAAGGGCTGAGACCGTGCAGGAGGGAGTGTAAGAGAGCACCTAGCAGGGTGACTGAACCTTGGAGAACAACAGGCATTTAGAGTCTGGCTTCAAGAAAAACACTACAATGACATTGATGGCCACTTCCATCTTGGAATCATTCAGTTTGCTTTCAGTGTTGCTCGTGGTTAAACTATGACACGATTGTTCAGTATATAAGGTGTAACCTATTTTCAATACATGATTCACCATCCCGATTCCCCCTCAGATTGTATCAGTCTCCTCCCCTCACTGTCTCCACACCTgctctttgggacctgaaccctGCTGGAGCTGGACTTGGGTACCTTTGGATTTCTAAAACCACTAGTCTAGAAAGGATGTTTGGGCAGACCACTTCTACAGTCCATCCCTACCCGTACACCCTGCAGAGCTGGAATTGCTGGAACCTTTCTGGGGAGGTAGGCAGTGCTATGTTTGGCCAGTCAGAGGCATCTGGTCCCCAAGATCAAATTCCCCACAAATCCAAGGCCTTGATTTGCTATTCTTCTTCTCTGCTTTTGACGCTAGGAAAGAGAACCTGGGGCCTGAAATTGTGAGGGGAGgggaaaatatgattaaaatacatcatatatgtcttagttagggttttcttttactgtgaagagacaccaataccacagcaactcttacaaaggaaaatatttaatagggTGGCTTACacttttagaggtttagtccattatcatcatggtgtgacatggtggaatgtaggcagacatggtgctggagaggagctggagtccttacatcttgacccacagacaacaggaagtggtctgaactgggcatagcttgaacataggagacttcaatgcctgctcccacagtgacacatttcctccaacaagaccatacctacttcaacaaggtcacacttcctaatagtgccagtacttatgagcttatggaggccaattacattcaaactaccacaaaatgaaataatattttaaaaaataaaatgctcaaaaatcatcaacacattaaaaaatgaatatgcatTGTGATATAGGACATGTTTATCACAGTATTGGGGAAGTGttcaattatatttttcattatagatGTGAATTTCTTCAAAGTAAGAAATCCTCAAAGGAAATTGCCCAGTATATTCAAAGCTACGAGGGATTTGTCCATGTAATGGTAATTCACAACAACCACCTTTCTCCCAAATCTTTTTATTACATAATATCTAAATCACAAGGGtgaggtgtttttgtttattttcgtGGCttctatgtctttctttttttctccttctatccctctGCATCTCACCCATGGGGTATGTATGGGGGTGAGGAGCACATTGTCTTACTAAACTGGGGAAAATTTGTTTTTCCACAGCTGGCTTTTGGCTGGCTCTGACTCCTGCCATGTTCTTAGACTGAAAATCAGGGGGAAAGGTGCTTCCTTCAGAAAAAAACTGGTACATTTTCCCTAGACAGTATATTGTTCAATTGGAAAGgttcctctgagtcttcattccaCACTAATTACAATGTATCTGTGCTGGGTAACCTAGTTCTGTTTTGAGCTGGGTGCTCTGTAAGACCCTGCGGTTTCCACTTGGCTACAGGTAAACACTTACTGTTGTTTtgcaatgaataaaaaaaaattccataataACCTAGCCAAAATTAAAGACCTGTCTCACCAACCACTCTAATAGAAAGTCTATTAGAGTGTCTAATAGAATGCCATCTTTGGTTGCTGCTCACAACATAGATGTGTGTTTTATAAATGAATCAATAACCGGAATTTCTGTTTCTCAGGGAGAGCATTTTGTCAATTGCTGGGTCAGAAGAGAATTACCTATGGCATCAGGTAAAACCTCAGGCACATTCCAAAGgctttgcttctctctttctttgttacaagCAACCCCCACAGCCACTTCTCCAGGTTTTGGgtcacttttattcttttaagatcTTTGCAGATTCATAAGAACTACTAGACTTGAAGCTTTACAAAACTTTCAAAAGTGACACGTTAATTTATAAGTCTTAATGACTATTTACTTTTTTACAAAATGttccatataaatttaaatatgtatagaAACACATTTCATTTAAAGGAGCATTTTAAAATAGAGGACAGGACTATAAAGTATCCCATCAGACTTTTcttgttaatcccaaagatgggaggagaaagaccatGGACACAAATCATTATGGtcaaattaaagcaagcaatgaattaaagcaagctttttttattcatgtatacaaACTGCCTCCCCCTAAGGCGGGGTTTGGGAGGTCTGCACTGgctgtgaggaagacaaggcttttatagctcagggTAGGGGCTTTCCAAATGGGATTTGGTGGGCAAAATGGGGGCAGGGTgattacaggagcagaacataagcataaccaGTTAGTCATAATGACCACCTGAAACAGACATGATTGTAAGGTGTTAATTtggtagtcataacaacaggtggtcataaacctttgaaacaaagacatggtttgCTATTTCTTAGAATAGatagtacagaaccatttgtagttaaggttaccgagcatagcccaatccttgagaaatggaggtttaatcataaacagaaataaacttaGTTTGCCTTTACtctaagatggcttttaagcctaagttGGAGGTAGTCTGGTTCATCTTTCTTTGTCACTTGTAAAGTTGAATTATAAATCTAAAAATGCTATAGAGATGttaatgttttgattttcttccttcctttcttccttccttctattcttcctttcttcaaattcatctctctctctctctctctcttctctctctctcttctctctctctctctccctcctcccctcctcaccgAGGCTATGTTTGCACCCTTCACTTGtcccatctcttcttttcttcctctcttcctcccattctgtgtttcttccctcccctccccagtaaATCTTCCACATGAATTCTGTCATGGCCATGACTTTCTAGGCCCCTTGGCTCCAACTGGCCAAGACCGCTTCCCCTCTTTTACAGTGGGTATAATGAGATAGGTGGGGGAAGCTATTTTATAGCTCCAAGAttctatctgatgacattcttagctcttGGGTTGGTGGAAGCAGTGTTCTGCTACGTTAGTAGCTTCTAagaggttttttatttattgtcatgAGGTGTTAGTTCAGATGCAGAGTAGGGCAAGACGTGGCTCTTCCAGAAGGCTAAAACTAGCCTAAGATAAATAATTAGCCTCTGAACCAACAAAATTCCAATCTTTCCACGTACTGAAATTATTCAataggtccacctgtctctgtgggCACAGAAACTCCTTCCAGGAGGTGTCTTGTTCTTTTGTTCATAgctagacacagcttcttttaTTCACACTATGAACCTAGATACATATGACAGGAAGTGTCAGTCATCTCCTTAACTGACACTTCCTGTAAAACAACTATAATTTCTGGATAAAATGTTTTGACAGCATTTTTCAGGAACTCATGTttccacactggcctcaaacttagaaatgaccttgaacttctgatatttcTGCTTCACTTCTTCAGAATAGGACTCCACATGTGCACTATCACACTCAGCTTAGGAGGTGCTCAGGACGGCACCAGGACTTGGTGcgtgctaggcaaatgctctgtgaactgagctacatcctaaaTCCCTAGAGCCTTCTTAAAAGGCTCAGTACGCTGTTAAGAAAGCAA
The Peromyscus leucopus breed LL Stock chromosome 11, UCI_PerLeu_2.1, whole genome shotgun sequence DNA segment above includes these coding regions:
- the LOC114703874 gene encoding baculoviral IAP repeat-containing protein 1a-like, translating into MATHGEASEERISEIDYEFLPELSALLGVDAVQLAKSQEEEEHQERMKMKKGFNSHMRNEAKRLKTFVTYDTFRSWTPQDMAAAGFYFTGVKLGVQCFCCSLILFGTSLRKTPIESHRRFRPGCEFLLGKDVGNIGKYDIRVKSPEKLRGGKARYQEEEARLESFENWPFYAHGTSPRVLSAAGFVFTGKRDTVQCFSCGGCLGNWEEGDDPWKEHAKWFPKCEFLQSKKSSKEIAQYIQSYEGFVHVMGEHFVNCWVRRELPMASGKTSGTFQRLCFSLSLLQATPTATSPGFGSLLFF